AAAAGCTGTAACCTCATCTATCCAGGCCTCTGTAATAACACAAACCGGGAAGGGTGGTGTAGTTTGGCATACACAAGGTTCCGGGAAAAGTTTAAGTATGGTTTTCTATTCAGGTCTACTAATAACACAACCGGAACTTGAGAACCCTACTATAGTTGTACTTACTGATCGAAACGATTTGGATGATCAGCTTTTCGGTACTTTTGCTGCATCTACACAACTTTTAAGACAAGAACCAGTACAAGCAGACAGCCGCCAGAATCTTAAAGAACTTCTTAAAGTTGCCAGTGGTGGAATTGTTTTCACTACAATTCACAAATTTCTTCCAGAAGATGGAAAAGCAGAATACGAGCTTCTTTCGGATAGAAGAAATATTATTGTAATTGCAGATGAAGCTCACCGCACTCAATATGGTTTTGAAGCATCACTAAAAGACCTTCGTGATAAAGAAACAAAAGAAATAATTGGTAAACGTTTAGCTTATGGTTTAGCAAAGTATCTAAGGGATGCTTTACCTAATGCTACCTACATTGGTTTTACAGGTACGCCGATAGAAAGTAATGACGTAAACACACCACAAGTGTTTGGCAACTATGTAGATATTTATGACATAGCTAAATCTGTTGAAGATGGTGCTACCGTAAAGATATATTACGAAAGCAGACTTGCAAAAGTAAACCTTGATGAGGAAGGTAAACGCTTAATTGAAGAGTTTGATAATGAATTAGAACAGGAAGAAGTTACAGAGACGCAAGTTGCAAAAGCTAAATGGGCTCGGCTCGAAGCAATAGTTGGTAATAAACCCCGTATTAAGAACCTCGCTAAAGATATGGTGAACCATTTTGAACAGCGCACGAGTGTTTTTGATGGTAAAGCTATGATTGTTGCAATGAGCCGAAGAATTGCTGTTGATCTATATAATGAAATAATTGCTATTAGACCGGAATGGCACGATTCCGATTTAGCCAAAGGAGTTATCAAAGTTGTGATGACCTCCTCAAGTTCAGATGGTCCGGAATTAGCAAGGCACCACACAACAAAAGAACAACGAAGAAACCTAGCCGACAGAATAAAAGATCCTAATGACCCGCTAAAAATTGCTATTGTACGTGATATGTGGCTAACTGGTTTTGATGTTCCTTGTTTACACACACTTTATGTTGATAAACCTATGCGTGGACATACTCTTATGCAAGCAATTGCAAGGGTTAACCGCGTATTCAAAGATAAAAAGGGTGGTTTGATTGTAGACTATCTTGGAATTGCCAGCGATTTGAAAAAGGCACTCTCTTTTTATTCAGATTCTGGCGGTAAAGGTGATCCGACAGAAACAATTGCTAAGGCTGTTGAGCTTATGCAAGAGAAGCTGGAAGTAGTTCAACAAATGTTTAATGAGGAAAGTAGAACACATAAAGCGATACTTGTAGAAGAACCCGCTGCATACTATATGGGGACATATAAATTTAATTACCCAAGATTTTTTATAGCAGACGCAAAAGAAAAGTTATCGATAATTCTGCAAGCTGAGGAACATATTCTTGGATTGCAAGATGGTAAATCAAGATACATAAGGGAAGTGACGTATTTGAGCCAAACATTTGCACTCGCTATGCCGCATCTAGAAGCAGTCAAAATAAAAGAAGAAGTTGCCTTCTTCCAGGCTGTTAAAGCTCGTTTGGCAAAATTCGATTCACAAAGGGGAGGTAAAAGTAGGGTAGAAATTGACACTGCAATTAAGCAGATAATAGATCAGGCAATAAGCTCAGATAAAGTTATTGACATATTTGAGGCTGCAGGTTTAGATAAACCGGAAATTTCAAGCCTCGAAATCCTTTCCGATGAATTTCTGTTAGAAGTCCAAGGAATGAAGCACAAAAATCTTGCGATTGAGCTACTTAAAAAACTGCTCAATGATGAATTGAAATTGCGATCAAGGACAAGCTTTGTAGTGAGTAAGAAATTTCTCGAAATGCTGGAACTCACCATTAAGAAATATCTTAACAATATTCTTTCGACAGCCGAAATAATAGAAGAACTAATCAGCATTGCTAAACAAATAAGAGAATCTGATAAGGAATCAGAAAAGCTTGGCTTAACAAAGGATGAAGTTGCATTTTATGAAGCCCTTGAAGTGAATGATAGTGCTGTAAAAGTATTAGGGGATGATACATTAAAAATTATTGCTAGAGAGATTGCTGATAAGATACGCAAGAACACCACAATTGATTGGACAATCAGAGAAAGTTCACGCGCTAAAATAATGGTACTGGTAAAGCGAACTTTATCTAAATACGGTTACCCGCCAGATAAACAACAAAAAGCTATTGATACTGTATTAAAACAAGCAGAACTATTTGCGGATTATATTGTGGAATGAAAAAAAATGAGTTCAAAGTTGCCAGTAAAAATACAAAAAATGAAAAAACTTATGACTAAATACTTAATTATTTGAATAAATGAACACTAATTGTGCGTAAATTTTTAAAAGTAGTAACCTCTTAATCTAAAAAGGTGGGTTTTATGAAATTAGTCGTTTTCTTAGATCAGATTTTGAATATTGATGAATTATATGTTTTGATGAATAATTCTTATAAAAATTACTGTAATCAAAAAGCAAATATGGAATTTGTAAGTGAGGGGAAAATAATAAATGATACTTTTAGCATAGGATCAATCTTAATTGATTTAAAGAATCTAATTCTTGACTCAGAAGAGGCGAAACATATATTTAAGAAAAAAGCTCTTGAACGACTGATTAATTCACGGGATTTTATAGATGAAAATATAAAGAACTTTATCCAGAATGCAATTCTCAAATTGAATCACGGGGAATCTTTTCCAGAACTTGACACCGAGAGCAAAAAGGAAACAATAAAAAAAGATGAGGTAATTAATAGTCTTGTCCATGGATTCTTTCTATTGACTAAAACGATGTTCTTCTTAGATAAGATTTATAAACAGAAACATAATATTGAATCTGTCGAAATAATCTGGTCAAATAAATTTATTGATATCGTGAAAAAGTTCGAGAAAGGAAAAGAGAAAGTTTACCTTGAAAAATATGGGTGTAAAAAAATATTTGAAAGTGAGGATTTGATAGAGTCATCTTCTAACACTTGGGATAATTATTGTTCGTTTTTTGTGATTTCCAATCTTTATTTATTAATGGAGCAATTGACCAATACATATATGCTGGATGAAGATAGAAATATAAAGTTAACTAAAATATTTAATCTAATTCAAAATGAATATCTAAAGGGCGGGGAAATATATATTGAAAATATTGAGACTATCCGTCAAACTAAAGTTGATATAAGATCGAGATCAAACTTGTTATATAATGAAAATATAAATCGAGAAGAAATATGTTTTATAGTCAATGATCTATCAAAAAATATTGAGGATGAGTTTATTAGAAACGGGAATTGCGGAATAATTGATATGAACTCATCCATAAAGTATGATAAGGATTATTACCTTATCAAGGATATTATAAACATTGACTCTGAGGAAGGACAAAAATATGAATTAGATTTTACCGAAGCTCTTGACCCTAAATTGAGTGAAGTATTAAATGTGTTGTTTGATTCTAATACCACCGAAAACTATGCATATTTGATTTGTGATGATAAATTTATTTGTACGAAGATAATTGAGGAACTTAAACAAAAGTTAAAATTTACAGAACATGATCTGAGTGATGGGATAAGAATTGAGTACTTAAATGATGATCTTAACATTTTCATTAATTTTAATAAACTTGAGAATAAAAATCAAAGAGAACTATGGAATAAAGTGGTAGATAAAAAAACGCTAG
Above is a genomic segment from Melioribacteraceae bacterium containing:
- a CDS encoding type I restriction endonuclease subunit R, with the translated sequence MKPITEDHIESFAIELLKSLGWDYIHGYAIAPGAEEQERSSFEQIILTSRLQKAITIINKNIPHSALEQAISKIQRIFSPALIHNNEEFHSQLIEKVKIPYHQDGYERSHEVALIDFEHPENNQFLVVNQFTVVEKNQNKRPDIILFVNGIPLVVLELKNAADEEADLFHAYQQIQTYKEIIPSLFTYNAFCVISDGLESKAGTITSGFNRFMAWKSSDGEKDASRFAPQLEVLIHGMLNPKTFLDIVRNFILFQKTKKEDSKTGITQVHTEKIISAYHQYYAVKKAVTSSIQASVITQTGKGGVVWHTQGSGKSLSMVFYSGLLITQPELENPTIVVLTDRNDLDDQLFGTFAASTQLLRQEPVQADSRQNLKELLKVASGGIVFTTIHKFLPEDGKAEYELLSDRRNIIVIADEAHRTQYGFEASLKDLRDKETKEIIGKRLAYGLAKYLRDALPNATYIGFTGTPIESNDVNTPQVFGNYVDIYDIAKSVEDGATVKIYYESRLAKVNLDEEGKRLIEEFDNELEQEEVTETQVAKAKWARLEAIVGNKPRIKNLAKDMVNHFEQRTSVFDGKAMIVAMSRRIAVDLYNEIIAIRPEWHDSDLAKGVIKVVMTSSSSDGPELARHHTTKEQRRNLADRIKDPNDPLKIAIVRDMWLTGFDVPCLHTLYVDKPMRGHTLMQAIARVNRVFKDKKGGLIVDYLGIASDLKKALSFYSDSGGKGDPTETIAKAVELMQEKLEVVQQMFNEESRTHKAILVEEPAAYYMGTYKFNYPRFFIADAKEKLSIILQAEEHILGLQDGKSRYIREVTYLSQTFALAMPHLEAVKIKEEVAFFQAVKARLAKFDSQRGGKSRVEIDTAIKQIIDQAISSDKVIDIFEAAGLDKPEISSLEILSDEFLLEVQGMKHKNLAIELLKKLLNDELKLRSRTSFVVSKKFLEMLELTIKKYLNNILSTAEIIEELISIAKQIRESDKESEKLGLTKDEVAFYEALEVNDSAVKVLGDDTLKIIAREIADKIRKNTTIDWTIRESSRAKIMVLVKRTLSKYGYPPDKQQKAIDTVLKQAELFADYIVE